Part of the Uloborus diversus isolate 005 chromosome 9, Udiv.v.3.1, whole genome shotgun sequence genome is shown below.
actgaaaatctgattatattaatgcctaatagctacaataatggtgcactttatcagcaacaaataaaattttactgacttttaataatatagcagtatcaaaccgcttctgatgacccagtcaattcgtctttttgtacttcgttatataaatatatttttctgctgatcagcgcctaattgttatgggagctgaactcccatacttccttatttgtttcactcaaatttttgtatttttgaccgaattcaggccacttaagcattaaaatacgttctgaagactatagggatcctgcacttcttttgttagaaattggatccctggctataatagctacctttggtgaaatctgtttggttacctcaacttacaaccatgttcaattgattacttctctcataaaacaagtgggctttttaaattcttaaactacaagtgagttttgcggtttgaattcagtatacatattcttatgtataaaagtaatcatacaaggtaggatccaaaaattatgtgacaacattcgccaatgacaaccaaagcacgaaattaaaattaatcattttaaatgcattgtattgttcttccctttgatggtttcccctgtcgcgtaattgtgttgaagagaaagagaattgaaagagaaaaaatacgattcattgctgcatatgaaagtaacagtgaatgcatagctttggagacaaaataaactaatatttataataaaaaaaggaaagattttaactgttactgataaagtacatcattattgtagctattagtcattaatataatcaccaaaggctcttctataaGGCTACACACAGTCTTACAAAAAAAcaaattgactgggtcatcaaaagcggtttgttactgatatattattaaaagtcagtaagattttagttgttcctgataaagtgcaccgttattgtagctattaggcattaatataatcagaatttcagttactgaaattattagacatttttattttacatgcatgcaatgggcgataaggtcactatcataaaacattttatgggaaaaaatacgggatgcggtgtctatccacttgttaagcattatatgtggttcaaatgagccaatttttagatttttaaaaaatgggttttttgaataaaatcacttcaaaaatcgctaatttttgaacattttcaaattttatttccgaggctgtatgcatccaaggattataataaaatatgttatgaaactatcatataagggctttagactgccatctccgtttagtaaaaaaaacttttttttcatggagaaaaaaaaatcataaaatcggtaaaaatgcagttttttcgcggcaaatataaatttttttctttatcaaaaaacctaactaaactttcaaatcgatgtctagaggatatatgggtccttatttatttttagaaaaaagaattatttaaataggttaaatacttttgaaatagtgtccgtttaaaatggagtgttttgccagttttttccaaaatggcggattttgtgcagaattttaataggctgtaactgaagaaaaaaaaattttcttgcaaaatccttttgggatatttcatatgtcccttagttgtaactactgtctttttttcaaaaaaatcggtgatggtcatatgacacttttcatacctgcctgcctgatttgaaatggaatgactctgatgtaagattcgttattttattattttaaaaaacaaaacggaatcttacgtaagagtaggagggaggggttttaaaaatCTTACCTACCCTTAGATGggagagggggtcaaaaattgccaaaatcatccttatgtaattaatgaatgacccccaAGTGCGCCTTCTCTTTCAACAACCATTTTTCCTTGCTATCCTCGACTTTCCGGCAGGTTGCTGGGGAGGTGCGTTActgataaaattttaagtttgaataaaaaaataatttgcatttcaGTTGTAATTTTTATAGCTGGACTTACATTTAATCAGTAATGATTCAATAAGTTTCAGAAGCTAGTTACACCTTTCTTTTACTCCTCATTTTGAAGACCACGTGTATGCTGCACAGCCCTTgtttatatttgtttttcttcttttaaatatcatattaagaaagtaaaaatcttCAACGTTTTCTCAAGGTGAATTCTTTCTATATGTTTTTATTTGTTGCACACTGTCTTGCTATTTTGGTGCCTTTCGTTTTTcatattgtatatttttcttcGTAGGTCCAAAGTCTTCTTCAGCAAATGCAAGACAAGTTTCAAATTATGTCTGATCAGATATTAGCAAGGAATATCCTTTTTGATGCGTGATGGTcagcaaatttttttcattagtgttttacattagtgtattttttttttcttctacacaTTGCCTTGATGACAGCCATTTTCAAGGCTGCACATTTTATTGAATTTCTTTTATCTAACAATATCATAAGCAATGCCATATTCACCTAATTTAATATCTAATTGCAGTCATTCCTTGTTAGTTTGACCATACCCATGTACCTCCACTAGTACACCTGTAATGTGATTGGCCTTTCACTGAAACAGGTTGGGCACCCCTAACCTATAATGAGAACTATGTTACTTAATAAAATGCAAACTTTGCAGGAAAATCAGAAAACGTATCAgatataagcttttttttttcctgatttatgATTTTCATACTAGGCTAATGATTCTATGTTGAAAGTGAAGTGTAAAAGAAAGTgatgaaaatttgtttaatacgattgcatagctgccaacttgtaagatttagccttacattgtaagatttttggaggtattgtaagtttgtaagatCTTATGGCATAATTGTAAGATAATTAGGTTTTAGATCTCTgggtattgttttttttaatgagtttcttGTTATGTTGCTTCAGAAGAATAGAGAAACTGCAGATGAAGAGCCTAAGATAAGCTCCAAAGTGAATTTCTCTCTGTACAAATAGATAATTTGCCCGATGTTGTGCTAAAGAGGGAGAGGatcgataaaaaaaaaggctgttgaAGAAATTAGTTGATGTTAATGGTTCATTGAAGTATGAAAGGCTCTCCTTTTTTATGCTTTCCATTCTAGCCATACCTCATAGCAATGCAGAGTGTAAAAGAATATTCAGTACTGTCAGAAAGGCGAGGATACAGCTGTGCAGTTCTCTGTCTGATAATAACCtgaataacattttaatcattaagaacttacaaaaaaaaaaaaagcttttgttttgaataagttattgaaataaaatttttgaatgttgctaAGGTCAGCAACTTAAGAAAGCTTAAGTTCCAGTTAAAGTAGTTTCAGCAAAAGCAGCTGACTGCATTAATTTACGAAAGAAAAAGTAAGATAATACAGCACATTATTGGTTTcttccaaaagaatatttttaaagattaatattaaatgatggatcttacagaaaaatattagacaatattttaaaagtgtacacttgtattcttaaatttttaaatgcacagacctgcctttttgaaactaactgctTGTTGTAATCctatgtttctcttttgcgaatccAGTCTTTTTTTTCTCTGTGATTAGTTAcaagtaaagatttaaaaatataatgtctttagttttaaacagtttgttgtgtgttggttaaaaaagtgtacaaatacaCCCACGGcatgcattgtaagatttttaaagttgatatgTTGGCAGCTATGCGATCGCTATGTGTaagttttaaagtttcattttacTTCGAGTATGTCTATGAATATAGGGAACCTACTTGAAATTCAATTCTGTTTGTTACACTCACAGTATTTGATTATCTATCAAGCAATTCATTTGAGTGCAATTGGTGATTTCCCGTAAATTTTTTACCTCTAAAAATCTAATCTAAAAACTACAGAAATTTTCTAACATTGCCTAGTCTTATggctattctgccgtgctaagcgcagaAGTCTAATCTGCAGCCGAGTTAAAAATGAGAAACtgccgtttaaagttttgcaCCACCATGTATGTAATTCAGATGCAACTCTTTCaacttttgtttgtttaaatatttctcattgaCATaagaccataaaacattgtagcTTGGTGAGACAGAGACCACTTGGTGAATGGTAACCATAACTCAGTTTTGATAAAAGGTGCAGATGggcaattctcgaaaaaatgtctcaTGCGTaacactaagtttttattttattcaagtaattattaattaaatatgggattaactgttatgctttgatagtctattaaagcatgtattattccccaacagcattattttttgaagactttggttagctggaaaaaattaaaaacttagcgttacgcatgggacatttttcgagaatcgcccagacatgacttttgtgcttagcacagcaatATTGACCAGTATGAATAATTTCATTATTGTTGTCCTTAACTGACCTACTTGATGATATGGGTCATCGCATCGATGATCTGGAGAAGAATATTGGTGACCTGATGACTCAGGCAGGTGTGGAGGAAACCGACAAATGACAAAGAAAGGAGACCGATTTCCATTGGTCATTCAGCTCCGACAGCGATCAGTGACTTCGGTTCCGGATCAAAAATCATGAACACATTTTGTGTAAGTTTCGATAGTTTGTCCCCTACAAAATACCGGCAGTTGTGGAAACTTCCcgaaagtgttaaaaaaatgccatctttttctttttttcccttttttacgcCATCTTAAGACTGTCTTGATAAGTTTTTGaacatattagtttttttaaagagTAGGTCATATAAATTTATAGGTAAGTTTGGCTTCGCTGTGAAGAGAGGGTCTTggcaataattgtttttaaattatcatctttatattttcttgtatgataaatgaatgaaatgttgCCTAATGAAATATaagtaatttttgcttttaagttaTCTTCTTTATACTTTCTCCCGTTATAAGTAGTACAAAATTTTGCATAGTGAAAGATATTAAGTaaattttgcttttgtgtttaatttttcatttatttaatatgttccttcaattaattatttatcaTTTCAATGATGGCAGAGTAGTAGTAATTTGCGTGGGCGTCCACATATAGGGAGAAGTAGAggctctagccccccccccctagaaatgagaactttcttgcttttaatatttttttctttgcaaaaatgtaaaacatttcttctccagccattaatgaataagttattaaaaatgtcaaattttaaaaactccaaTCTGTAAtgaaatctgtttccatggggaaaatatcctgctaaaccatagagtacatttctgagccccccccccctttacaattTTTCATGTGGGCACCTATGGTAATTTGATATACCACAGTAATGTTTGTAATTCCACAAAGAAATTAGAAGTTTTCTAATGTGAGAAAAGTGCAGAAAAAGACTGAAGTTTACATTAGTACTATTgtacagaaaattttaaacaggATCAATATGAAAACGATTTCCAAAGAAACATATTGTTGAATTTGCTTTTATCTCCAGCAATGAATGTTGTGTATGGATTATTTGGTTGACAATACAATTTCGTGGTTTTTACCGACATGTAATAGTAGAGTTATTAATATGACCAGATACTCTGCATTATATCTGAAAAGACGTATTGCTCTtgacttcattaaaaattttgctatttgaagtaaataattatttaagatgatACAGTGTGAAATACATATGCACGAAAACATTTAACatgaaaaattgattaaaataaaatactagaGAGGTCTGAACAGTATACTGAGCAATGTAATA
Proteins encoded:
- the LOC129230634 gene encoding heat shock factor-binding protein 1-like, whose amino-acid sequence is MADTKDSSNQKSQEMKAELNRSASGEPLPDPKSIQDLTQYVQSLLQQMQDKFQIMSDQILARIDDMGHRIDDLEKNIGDLMTQAGVEETDK